The stretch of DNA CAGTGCTCATTTTAATGCTTCTACTCCCTTGAGGACATCCTCGAATCGGGGGGCGAAGTAGTCGGGGATCACATTCTCATAGGATTTGGCTCCCTGGTTGGAGTCAACGAAGATGGTCTTGATGCCCAGCTGGCTCGCCCCGTAAATATCCCGGTACATGTCATTACCCACGCAGATCACCTCGGCCGGGATGAGCTTCATGATATCGAGGGACATCTCGATAAGCCTCCTATCGGGTTTCCTGAATCCGTAATACGCGGAGATGATGATAGGGTCGAAGTAGCCGTCCAGTCCTACGGCCTTTATTTCCGGCAGGGCGTAACAGGGCTGGGCATCGGAAATGAGGGCCATGCGGAAGCGGGGTCGCAGATCCTCCAGCACCCTCTTCACGTCAGGGTAGAGTTGGAGACGTTTCCGGGAGATACCCCGGTAGAGCTGGGCGAGGATCCTGGCCAGCTTCCGCCTTGTGGGGGCTGCTTTTATGCCTTCCTGCCCGAGGAAGGTGTTCCAGATGGCCTCTACGTCTATTTCCGGGTATTCCTCGCCACGCTCTTCTTTCT from Deltaproteobacteria bacterium encodes:
- a CDS encoding HAD family hydrolase, which translates into the protein MAVKGILFDLYGTLIDIETDESLEEIYRGIAHYLTYHGVYLHRWEVRDRYYQIMKKQKEERGEEYPEIDVEAIWNTFLGQEGIKAAPTRRKLARILAQLYRGISRKRLQLYPDVKRVLEDLRPRFRMALISDAQPCYALPEIKAVGLDGYFDPIIISAYYGFRKPDRRLIEMSLDIMKLIPAEVICVGNDMYRDIYGASQLGIKTIFVDSNQGAKSYENVIPDYFAPRFEDVLKGVEALK